Part of the Moorena sp. SIOASIH genome, GTATCCCTTATTCAAAAGCTGTTCGGTGTAGCGTGGCACAGGCTTCTAGCGTAGCGTGGCACAGGCTTCGACGCTGTGGTAACCCATAAGCTGATACGCGACACGCTGATAGCTTACCCTACGATTAACCACAATGATCTCTAACCACCAGCAACAGCTGTGACAATACTCACTTCATCCCCATCGTTAAGTTTTGTTTCTGTATTTTCCAACAAGCGGATATCTTCCCCGTTCACGTAGAGATTCAAAAATCGACGGGGTTTACCCTGTTCATCGCACATCCGTTGTTTAATCCCAGGACAATTACTTTCCAGGGATTCGATCAGTTCAGAAACATTCGTGCCCTGACATTCTACTGTTGCTTGCTCTTGGGTATATTTTTGCAGAGGAGTAGGAATTAAAACTTTTACAGCCATAATCAATATCTTGCTTTGAATTCTCAATTTTGAAGGTTGAATGGTAACCAATCAGCTATCAGCCATCAGCTATCAGTTATCAGCTATCAGTTATCAGCTATCAGTTATCAGTTATCAGCTATCAGTTATCAGTTATCAGCTATCAGTTATCAGTTATCAGTTATCAGCTATCAGCCATCAGCCATCAGCCATCAGCTATCAGTTATCAGCTTATGGTTTATCACAGGCTAGAAGCCTGTGCCACCACGCTACTAGATCGGTGCTTTTGAGTAAAATAGGCTGACCACTGACCGCTGACCACTGACCGCTGACCGCTGACCGCTGACTGCTGACTGCTGACTGCTGACTGCTGACTGCTGACTGCTGATTGCTGATTGCTGATTGCTTAAACTAAAACTTGTTGCCATTCCAGACGGTCTAGGGTGTTAGCCCGCTCTAATGCTTCCTCGAAATTGTCTAGTTTTGGTTCAATGATCAACGGTTCACCCACATAGCCTTGAACTGCTTCTTGGGTCTTCAAGCCATTACCAGTGATGTAGGCTACTGTAGTTTCATCGGGGTCAATTTTACCAGCTTCTACCAATTTCTTGAGTACAGCAATTGTAGTACCTCCTGCAGTTTCGGTGAAGATTCCTTCAGTTTCTGCCAGCAACTTGATACCTTCGATAATTTCTAGATCAGTGACGGATTCAATGTTTCCGTTAGTTTTATTAGCTATTTCTAAAGCGTAGATGCCGTCGGCTGGGTTTCCAATCGCAATGGATTTAGCAATGGTGTTGGGCTTGACTGGAATAATAAAGTCCCGTCCTGCTTTGAAAGCTTGAGCGATCGGCGAGCAACCTTCTGCTTGAGCACCACTGAAGCGCACTGATTTATCGTCTACTAGACCGACTTTGATGAATTCTTGGAAGCCTTTGTAGATCTTGGTGTATAGGGAACCTGATGCCAAGGGAGCAACCACATGGTCCGGTAGTTGCCAACCCAGTTGTTCAGCCACTTCAAAGCCCAAAGTTTTGGAGCCTTCTGAGTAGTAGGGACGTAGGTTAATGTTCACAAATCCCCAACCGTGGCTGTTGGCTACTTCACAACAGAGGCGGTTGACTTGGTCGTAGTTGCCTTTGACTGCCATTAATGTGGGGTTGTAAATCAGAGTACCCATCACTTTACCCGCTTCCAAGTCAGCAGGGATAAACACGCAGCAGTCGAGTCCAGCATGAGCTGCGATCGCAGCAGTAGAATTCGCTAAGTTTCCAGTACTAGCACAGGATACCGTTGAGAAGCCTAACTCCCGTGCTCTACTTAGAGCTACTGATACCACCCGGTCTTTGAAGCTGAGGGTGGGCATGTTGACGGCATCATTTTTAATGTAGAGATTTTTTAACCCTAAGCGTCTAGCCAACCGAGTCGATTTCACTAAGGGAGTCATTCCCGTACCCACATCAATATAGTTATCAGTAGCAAGGGGTAAGAAAGAACGATAGCGCCAGATGGATTTCGGACCTGCCTCGATGCTCTGGCGGGTTACATGGTTTCTGAGGGTACCGTAGTCATATTTTACTTCCAACGGACCAAAGCATTCCTCACAAACGTGCATTGCCTTTGGCTCATACTCCGCACCACACTCTTTACACTTGAGCTTGGTAAATGCAGTAGATGTCTGGGTTTTGGGAGTAATTGTGGCTTGGCTCATGGGTATATCTCTAATTACGTTCTCTAATTACGTTTCTAATTGGTTCGGTCAACACTTGATTAAAAGTAACATACCTCAAAATGCACGTCAAACATACCCGACTTTTTTAGTCGGGATTAATTGCACCCCTTACACAGCAACCATTAACCAGTGGAAATTACTGTCAATTCAGATACAAACGTTTGGTTGGATTAGTGATATAGGGCTGTGTGTAGGCAAGAGGCAAGAGGCAAGAGGCAAGAGGCAAGAGGAACCCACCCCTAACCCCTCCCAGGAGGGGAAGGCAAGAGGCAAGAGGCAAGAGGCAAGAGGCAACCTTCAACATTTTTGAATTAAGAATTTAGAATGTAGAATTTAGAATTTGGAATTCTAGATTCTGCATTCTGACAGACAACCTACCCTACACCGAATCGCTTTGGGCGAACAACCTGCCAACTTTCGCAACCCCGACTCCCGATTCCCGACTCCCGACTCCCGACTCCCGACTCCCGACTCCCGACTCCCGACTCCCGACTCCCTAGTAGCGCTGATCGAGATGTGCCTGACATAGGGCGGGAACCGCTATAGTATCCTTCCGAAAGCGGAAAATTATTTCCAATTCCTCAATATTCCTTCAACTATCCCATGGGCAAGATAGCCAGAACACATAAATTCATCATCATTTGCCTCACTACTCTAATTTTCATTAGTGCTGGCAGCGCCTCTGCTCAAGACACAGTTATCTTTAGCACAAAAGATATCTTTCATCCCGTTATCGCTAACAACGGTATGGTTTCCTCTCAAGAAGGCTATGCCTCACAAGCTGGTTTAGCGGTTTTAAAAGAAGGTGGCAATGCCGTTGATGCTGCGGTAACCATTGGGTTTACCCTAGCGGTAACCTTACCCCGAGCTGGCAATCTCGGTGGCGGTGGCTTTATGCTCTTACATCTGGCCAAGGATAACCAAACCATTGCTATTGATTATCGGGAGAAAGCACCACTAGCTGCTACTCGTGATATGTTTCTGGATAAGAATGGTGAGGTTGACCCAGAAAAGTCTCGATACAGTTATTTATCTGTGGGTGTTCCTGGTACCGTAGCTGGGTTAACTATGGCACTAGAAAAATACGGCACTATTTCCTTAGAACGGGCATTACAACCAGCTATAGAATTAGCAGAAAAAGGGTTCCCAGTTTATGAAGATTTGCTGGGCTCTCTGAGAGACTATAAGCAGAAAATGCAGGCTTCTGAGGCGAGTATGGCTATTTTTTATAAGCCAGGAGGTGTCCCTTATCAGGTAGGGGAAATCTTGGTACAAAACGATTTAGCCCGTAGTTTAAAGCTAATTGCTAAACATGGGGCTAAAGCTTTTTATGAAGGTGCGATCGCATCCGCTATCGTAGCAGACATGGAAGCCAATGGTGGTCTGATTACCAAAGAGGATTTAGCCACCTATAAACCCGTGATTCGAGAGCCGATTCGGGGCACTTATCGGGGCTATGAGATTTATTCTATGCCACCTCCAAGCTCTGGAGGTATCCATCTGGTGCAGATGTTGAATACTTTAGAAGCCTTTCCGATTCGGAAACTGGGACATAATACTGCCCAAACAATTCATTTAATGACCGAAAGTATGAAGTTAGCCTATGCTGACCGTTCTAAATTTTTAGGAGATTCTGACTTTGTTACCGTTCCCATTGGTGAATTAACCTCTAAAACCTATGCTGAACGAATCCGTCAAGGGATTAATCCCTATCGAGCAACTCCCAGTTCAGAAATTGCCCCTGGTAATATTACTCAACCGATAGAAAGCAATGATACTACCCATTATTAAGTGATGGATAAATATGGCAATGCTGTTGGTGACAGCTCCTACACTGACCCGTTGGGTTCAGTGTAGGCTTCCCAGCCAATCCGGCCATCGCTTAGGAGGCGCTGGGCTTTAAGAACGGACTGCCCTGCCGCTCTGTTTCGTATATTGATCGCTGCATTATGATCACGATCGAGGCTGCAACCACAATGGGGACAATCGTGCCACCTTGTATGCAGCTTTTTGGGAACTTTTTTGCCACAATTGGAGCAATTCTGTGAGGTGTTTTGGGCACTTACCGGAACCGCCAACAAGCCAGCATTTTCGGCTTTGCTTGCCAGGATTGTCAGAAAGCTTGACCAACCCGCATCCAATACAGACTTAGCCAATCGGGACTTAGCCAGTCCCTTTACATTTAACTTTTCGTGAGCTACTACATCGTATTTTGACAGCAAATAATTGGCGGTCTTAAAGTGGAAGTCTTTCCGTTTATCCGCTACTTTTTTGTGCTGTCTACCAAGTTGCTTGATAGCCTTGAGTCTGTTGCTGCCTCCCTTCTTCCGTCGAGATACCCTTTTCTGAATAACCTTCAATCTTTTTTGAGATTTTCGGTAATACTGAGGAATTTCTATTGTCTCTCCTTCCGAAGTAGTCAAAAACTCCTTAAGACCAACATCAATACCGACTATTGAGTCAGGATTAATGTCAGGTTTAACTTCAGGTACAGTTTGATATTCTAGGGACAATACCAGATAATATCCATCACACTTTTTGGTGATCGAAGCTGTTTTGATTTTGAATCCATCAGGAATAGGGCGATGTAGTACAACCTTGATTTTCCCTATTTTAGGGAGGTTGATAAGATTGCCATCCAAACAACCTTCTTTCATTTGGGGGTAGGTAAAGGTGCGGTAGCGGTGTTGTTTCTTAAACCTGGGTCTACCACTCCGCTTCCCATTGCAATCCCCCTTAACAAATCTATCAAAAGCGTGCTTTACTCTTTTGACTACATCCTGAAGCACCTGGGAATGTATGTCCCTGTACCAAGGATGAGTCTTCTTGAGATTGGGTAAAGTCTTTTTCTGGGAGTAGTAATCTGGATTGTCCCTTAATTCGGAAAGATGGCAGACAAGAGGACAAGCATTAATTGAACAGCGATTTTCCTCGTACCAACGAAACCGATCGGCCAACAAATAGTTATATTGAGCACACAGCATTGACAGCCAGTGATCTATCTTGGCTTTTTGCTGCTTTGTTGGTTTTAACCGGTACTGGTACGCGATTCTCATTTGACTTGTTCTCTAGCTCATCGACCTACTATTAGTATAATATACAGCTAGTCAAAGCGCCAGTCAGAATGAAAACAATAAAAATGACAATTAGACTTACCGATTTCGAGAAAAGACAACTGGAGCAAGAAGCAAAACGGAGGGGAATGACTCAGTAATCAATACAATGAAGTTTTATAGCTCTTCTTCCTGATCCAAAAGACCCTGTGCAAAATTAATCCCACACTCATGCTGCGCATTGAGATGTGGGGCTTCTTTTGCAGGACAGTTAATACCTATACTTTAAACTTCAGATATGGCAGTACAATTACTGTACCGGGAACGGGTATTCTCCTCAACAATGAAATGGATGATTTTTCAGCTAAGCCAGGGGTTGCCAATTTTTTTGGATTAACTGGAGCAGAATTCAATGCTATAGCACCACAGAAAAGGATGCTGAGTTCTATGACTCCAACAATTGTGCTCAAAGATGGTAAGGCTTATCTGGTCACTGGCAGTCCAGGAGGGAGTAAGATTATTACCACCGTTTTGCAATTGATTCTGAATTTAATTGATCACCAGCTCAATATTGCTACAGCTACTAATGCCATTCGGGTACATCATCAATGGTTACCGGATCAACTTTTTGTAGAACAGGGTTTAAATGGTGATACAATCCAGTTATTAAACTATAAAGGATATAAGATTTCGGTGGATGATTCTATGGGGAGTACCCAGAGTATCATGTACATTAACAATTCATTTGAAGGTGCATCTGATCCTCGCCGACCTGGTGCCTTAACCAAATGGTTATTAACATAGCATTTACTTTAGCAATCCGTGTAGGAATTGTGGGAATTTTTGATCGTAAGGTAAGCATTCAGCTGTCAGCTGTCAGCTGTCAGCCGTCAGCCGTCAGCCAATGGCTCTTCCCGTAGCCTGCCCGTAGCCCATAAGCTGATAACTGATAGCTGAATGCTTACATCATAAGTTCCCGACTCCCAACTCCCGACTCCCGACTCCCGACTCCCGACTCCCTATTCCCTATTCCCTGTTCCCTTTGCTATTACATGCCTCCACCAAATCCTAAGAATAAATGCCTAGATTGCTTAGGGATGAAATTGGAAGGAATGCTGATTCCGCCAAACAAACAAAAACGTAAGTTTTGGCAACAACCCTCTAAAATCCCGCAGATTAATTTATACCTAACCATTCAATTTAAGCAGCAGTGGGAAGAGTTGCTCGAAGGTCGTGTTAAATTTGGACTCAAAGGTGGAGTACTGCGCCTTCATCTCCAAAATGGTAATATCCCCTATGAATTCCGTGACCTTGGTGGTTATCTTCAACTGGCAACAGTAGGTAATCAACAGCCACCATGGCCTAGTTGTGATCTCAAGCAGCGTCCAACAGACCCTAATGGCAACAGGGAAAAAGGGGGAGGTAATGTTACTCCAGAAGCTACCCAATCGCAATCCCACGAGACATCCCAACTAGAATATCAACCAGAATCCTACGAGACATCCCACGAGACCGATCAAGTTTCCTGGTGCCACATTACCAATCAAGTTTCGGCGGAAAATCCTGCCTGGATTTTTGAAGAAGAGAAGGGGAATGGTGTTTTATTTGGTTGTCTGAATCGGGTAAAGCTAGCAACTGTCAATGTCACTGCTTTACCCTGTCGTATCCAAGCAATCTTTGAAGTATCCCAGGGAGATATTTGTGTAACTGAAGTTGAGGGGTTGTGGTCCAATAACCTCACCCGCAATAAAACCGTTGTGCTAAACAGACTGATTGTGGAACATTTGTTGGTAACTAAATTTAAGCCCTATCTGTCTCGAGTGAAATTGCAATATGGGTGAGGAAAAATCTCAACCGATTCTGCTAAGCCTGATCAAGCGGGTTGTAGTGGCAGAAACAGACAATCTTGAGCAGTTGACCGCAATGGTTGGGCTGAATCTGGCTGAGGACTTCACTGGGGCTGACTTAAGTTACACTGACCTCAGCCAAGCTAGGTTGATTGAAGGGGATTTCAGAGGAACGGATTTCCGGGGGGCTAACCTCCAAGGTGCCAACTTCTGTAATGCTGACTTGAGGGGGGCTGATTTCAGGAATGCGAATCTAAGCATGAGCGACTTCAGGAGTGCTAATCTCCAGGGGGTAAGCCTTGGTGGTGCTGACCTGAGGGGGATACGATTAGATGGGGCTAATGTCAGGGATGGTGACCTCAGTGGTGCTGACTTGAGGGGAGCTGACCTCAGGAAAACTGACCTGACTGGTGTCAATCTTAGCGAGGCTAAATTGGGAGGTGCTTACCTCCAGGGGGCTAAACTCAGGGGGGCTAATCTGGGTAGTGCGATTTTGAGCAGAGCTAACCTTCAGGGGACTAACCTGATCCGTGCCCACCTGGGGGGGGCTGACTTGAGGTGTGTTGATTTATCTTATGCTAACTTGAGCCGTGCTGAGCTTAGTGAAGCTAATCTCAAAGGTGCGAAACTGAGGGGAACTAATCTCAAAGGTGCTGATTTAAGTTTAGCAGATATGACCCAAGTTTGCCTGATTCGTGGTAATTTGAGTTATGTCCATCTGATTCGTGCCAACCTACGCAAAGCTGAGCTGATTCGTACCGACTTAAGTCACAGTGATCTCAGGGGAGTTGATCTTCAGGGAGCTGACTTGAGTTTGGCTATCTTTGAAAATGCTGACCTTAGGAGTGCTAATCTCAGAAGTGCCAAGATGAATCTTTCTGAGTTAGATGGTGCCAATCTCAGGGGGGCTGATTTTACTCATGCTGAGATTAGGGGGGCAAAAGTTAAAGGGGCTAGGTTCGCTAAAAATAGAGGTATTTCTGATCAGATGAGACGGGTTTTAATGCGCTTAGGGGCAATTTTTGAAGATGACGACCGCGATAGCTCTAGGGTAATTATTTCTCGTTAAGTTAGGGAGTATCTTTCGGTAAATTGTAGCGCTGGGGGCAGGGAATCGGGAATCGGGAATCGGGAATCGGGAAAAAGTTATGAAAAAACTTTTTATATAAAGGGTTTAGCAATTTGTCTTGATCCAGTAGCGATTAGGGTGCGTTAGGCTTTGCCGTCACGCACCCACAAGATCTATTACAAGACCGCGATCGCATTTTTCTAAGCAACGTTATCCCCTGAGGTACGTAAGGGAATTAGAGGCAGCAGGGGAGACAAGGGAATAAGAGACACATTTGAAGTTTCAGTCTTGTCAGGCTCGGGTGCTTGGAAAGGTTCCTCAAATTGCTCAAACTCCATTTCGGACACTGGTTGCTGTAACAATTTTTCTAATCCAATTTGCGGTTTGACTTCATCAATATCTTCTTCGAGGATTTGATTGAGCTTAATTTTGTCTTCTATTTCCAGAGTAGTGATTGCTTCAACAATAGACTCGAAAGGAATTAGCATTTTGACAGCAGCTTGTATCATGTTTACCTTCCGGGATTATGTGTATATGATTACTTAAGTTACTATACTAGCGTCGATTTACCTCTGTGGTAACCCCAGTTTATGTTTATTAACATTTCCTTCCAAGTCAGCATCTTAACTGTTGACTATTTTCCCAAAATGTGTTTAAACGAGCCATAAAGTTTTACCAGCTATGGTTATTGTCAACAGATCAGTACATAGTATGAAAATAACCAAAAATGTATTTAAACATACTATTAAGGATGGAAAACTGCTTTTACCTAGGTTGATTAACAGGGATTATCTGATGTCTGTATAATTACTCTAATAGAAATCTCCCGATCTCCCCATCCTCACAGGGGTAGGTTTTTTACATTTGGGTCGGGAGTCGGAAATCGGGAGTCGGGAGGGGTGCGACCCCGCGCTTTTTCAAAGCTAAGCGTGAACGCGCAAGCCCTGGGAGTCGGGAGTCGGGAAAAGCAGGAAATGGGGAGAATTATCCCGGAAATTATTGTGTATTTTGATACGAATTTTGATTAATTTATACGTAGCGATGCAGCGCGGTCTTGGAAACCCCCACTCGCTATTGCATCAAGACAATAAAAGTACGTACTCGCCCCTTTGTAAAAAATCTACCCTTGTAAGATCTCCCCACACTCCCCGCGCTTCCCACACTTCCCACACTTCCCACACTTCCCGCGCCCCCGCCCCATCTCCCTATCTCCCCATCTCCCCATCTCCCCACACTTCCCACACTTCCCACACTTCCCACACTTCCCACAGGTTTATTATGGGTTTCAACCGGACGAATAATCAAGATTTGGAAGTAAAATCACCAACATCCCTATTACTTCGGTCGGGTGCGATGGAACCAACAGAAGCACAATATCTAATTCTCAATGCTTTGGATACCTTAGGTTTACTAGAAAATACTGTTTATGACCAAGACAATGGCATTTGGTACATTAGCACTGCCAGCCTTCTTCTGCCGTTTGCTATGCTTTTACCAAATGGTGAAATTACCCCGATTACACCTGTAGCCGAATTATGAACCCCTTAAGTGAATTACAACAACAGCAATATCAACGAATGATAGAACTCTCGACTCTGGCTCGTCAGCGATATCTGGACTCCGGAGGAGATCCAAACCGAGCCTCAGGGAGTCTACACAATGAAAATTACATGACTGCGGAAGAACAGCAGGAATTCTTGGTATTAGCTAGAGCACTTTCCGGGATATACATTAATAATGGTTATGTTTACTGTCAAGGGCGGTCTTGGAAATTACCGGAAGTGTTGAATCACGACTAGAGGGGGAGTGTGGAGAGAGGGAGGAGTGTGGGAAGTGTGGGAAGTGTGGGAAGTGTGGGAAGTGTGGGTAAACTTAAAAACTCTTCAAACTATGTATTAAAATAAGCTATAATATAATATTTATCTAAACAATTCTACCCATTTCCCTATCTCCCTGCTCCCTGCTCCCTACTCCCTGCTCCCTTCTTCCTTCACATACCACAAATTTCCCTTAATTCTGTTTCCTTTTCATGAGTGACAAGGTAATCATGGAGCCAATCACAACTCTTTGCCACTAAATCATCTAAATCGAAATTCCATAAAATTACAGTGTTGTCTGCACTAGCAGAAGCAAGAGTCTGGCCATCTGGGCTAAAGACCACGCTATTGACCCAATCGCTATGTCCGGTGAGGGTGTGCAGGTGTTTGCCTTGGTGATTCCATAGTTTCACCGTCTTGTCCCAACTAGCAGAAGCAAGAGTCTGGCCATCTCGGCTAAAGACCACGTTATTGACCCAATCGCTATGTCCGGTGAGGGTGTGCAGGTGTTTGCCTTGGTGATTCCATAGTTTCACCGTCTTGTCCCAACTAGCAGTAGCGATAGTCTGGCCATCTCGGCTAAAGGCCACGCTAGTGACATTTGCGTTGTGTTCGGTGAGGGTGTGCAGGTGTTTGCCTTTGAGATTCCACAGTTTCACAGTCTTGTCCCAACTAGCAGAAGCGATAGTCTGGCCATCTCGGCTAAAGGCGACGCTATTGACAGGTTCGCTATGTCCAGTGAGGGTGTGCAGGTGTTTGCCTTTGAGATTCCACAGTTTCACCGTGTTGTCATCACTAGCAGAAGCGATAGTCTGGCCATCTCGGCTAAAGACCACGCTATTCACCCAATCGCTATGTCCAGTGAGGGTGTGCAGGGGTTTGCCTTCTCGATTCCACAGTTTCACCGTGTTGTCATCACTAGCAGTAGCGATAGTCTGGCCATCTGGGCTAAAGACGACGCTATTCACCCAATCGCTATGTCCGGTGAGGGTTTGCAGGTGTTTGCCTTGGTGATTCCATAGTTTCACCGTCTTGTCCCAACTAGCAGTAGCAATAGTCTGGTCATCTCGGCTAAAGGCGACGCTAGTGACATCTGCGCTATGTCCAGTGAGGATGTGCAGGTCTTTGCCTTTGAGATTCCACAGTTTCACGGTGTTGTCCAAACTAGCAGTAGCGATAGTCTGGCCATCTCGGCTAAAGGCCACGCTAGTGACAGGTTCGCTATGTCCAGTGAGGGTGTGCAGGGGTTTGCCTTTGAGATTCCACAGTTTCACCGTGTTGTCCAAACTAGCAGAAGCGATAGTTTGGCCGTCTGGGCTAAAGGCGACGGTTATCAGATATTGGCTATGTCCGGTGAGGGTTTGCAGTACTTTGCCTTGCAGATTCCACAGTTTCACGGTGTTGTCCAAACTAGCAGTAGCGATAGTCTGGCCATCTGGGCTAAAGGCGAGACTAGTGACAGTATCAGTATGTCCAGTGAGGGTTTGCAGGTC contains:
- a CDS encoding MoaD/ThiS family protein, whose amino-acid sequence is MAVKVLIPTPLQKYTQEQATVECQGTNVSELIESLESNCPGIKQRMCDEQGKPRRFLNLYVNGEDIRLLENTETKLNDGDEVSIVTAVAGG
- the thrC gene encoding threonine synthase; this translates as MSQATITPKTQTSTAFTKLKCKECGAEYEPKAMHVCEECFGPLEVKYDYGTLRNHVTRQSIEAGPKSIWRYRSFLPLATDNYIDVGTGMTPLVKSTRLARRLGLKNLYIKNDAVNMPTLSFKDRVVSVALSRARELGFSTVSCASTGNLANSTAAIAAHAGLDCCVFIPADLEAGKVMGTLIYNPTLMAVKGNYDQVNRLCCEVANSHGWGFVNINLRPYYSEGSKTLGFEVAEQLGWQLPDHVVAPLASGSLYTKIYKGFQEFIKVGLVDDKSVRFSGAQAEGCSPIAQAFKAGRDFIIPVKPNTIAKSIAIGNPADGIYALEIANKTNGNIESVTDLEIIEGIKLLAETEGIFTETAGGTTIAVLKKLVEAGKIDPDETTVAYITGNGLKTQEAVQGYVGEPLIIEPKLDNFEEALERANTLDRLEWQQVLV
- the ggt gene encoding gamma-glutamyltransferase; protein product: MGKIARTHKFIIICLTTLIFISAGSASAQDTVIFSTKDIFHPVIANNGMVSSQEGYASQAGLAVLKEGGNAVDAAVTIGFTLAVTLPRAGNLGGGGFMLLHLAKDNQTIAIDYREKAPLAATRDMFLDKNGEVDPEKSRYSYLSVGVPGTVAGLTMALEKYGTISLERALQPAIELAEKGFPVYEDLLGSLRDYKQKMQASEASMAIFYKPGGVPYQVGEILVQNDLARSLKLIAKHGAKAFYEGAIASAIVADMEANGGLITKEDLATYKPVIREPIRGTYRGYEIYSMPPPSSGGIHLVQMLNTLEAFPIRKLGHNTAQTIHLMTESMKLAYADRSKFLGDSDFVTVPIGELTSKTYAERIRQGINPYRATPSSEIAPGNITQPIESNDTTHY
- a CDS encoding transposase; translation: MRIAYQYRLKPTKQQKAKIDHWLSMLCAQYNYLLADRFRWYEENRCSINACPLVCHLSELRDNPDYYSQKKTLPNLKKTHPWYRDIHSQVLQDVVKRVKHAFDRFVKGDCNGKRSGRPRFKKQHRYRTFTYPQMKEGCLDGNLINLPKIGKIKVVLHRPIPDGFKIKTASITKKCDGYYLVLSLEYQTVPEVKPDINPDSIVGIDVGLKEFLTTSEGETIEIPQYYRKSQKRLKVIQKRVSRRKKGGSNRLKAIKQLGRQHKKVADKRKDFHFKTANYLLSKYDVVAHEKLNVKGLAKSRLAKSVLDAGWSSFLTILASKAENAGLLAVPVSAQNTSQNCSNCGKKVPKKLHTRWHDCPHCGCSLDRDHNAAINIRNRAAGQSVLKAQRLLSDGRIGWEAYTEPNGSV
- a CDS encoding gamma-glutamyltransferase — protein: MLRIEMWGFFCRTVNTYTLNFRYGSTITVPGTGILLNNEMDDFSAKPGVANFFGLTGAEFNAIAPQKRMLSSMTPTIVLKDGKAYLVTGSPGGSKIITTVLQLILNLIDHQLNIATATNAIRVHHQWLPDQLFVEQGLNGDTIQLLNYKGYKISVDDSMGSTQSIMYINNSFEGASDPRRPGALTKWLLT
- a CDS encoding pentapeptide repeat-containing protein, encoding MGEEKSQPILLSLIKRVVVAETDNLEQLTAMVGLNLAEDFTGADLSYTDLSQARLIEGDFRGTDFRGANLQGANFCNADLRGADFRNANLSMSDFRSANLQGVSLGGADLRGIRLDGANVRDGDLSGADLRGADLRKTDLTGVNLSEAKLGGAYLQGAKLRGANLGSAILSRANLQGTNLIRAHLGGADLRCVDLSYANLSRAELSEANLKGAKLRGTNLKGADLSLADMTQVCLIRGNLSYVHLIRANLRKAELIRTDLSHSDLRGVDLQGADLSLAIFENADLRSANLRSAKMNLSELDGANLRGADFTHAEIRGAKVKGARFAKNRGISDQMRRVLMRLGAIFEDDDRDSSRVIISR